One region of Chryseobacterium muglaense genomic DNA includes:
- a CDS encoding glycosyltransferase family 39 protein, with protein sequence MPKKTNLILKVLLSVYLCLMSYYLYTHQYYNVDIEAYMGLLYKAEYPEMKIEEIHQKVFAELDEKRPGMFESDLSHEETAKGENTYYKTISENPKVFEEELQLFSVKPFYNFVNLLFFKAGFAASTSTFLISILSYALILYFIFLFLSKILKNHQLAFLLTILLSLFKPLLESSRHASPDSLSCLLLLLSFYVFIIKRNFHLATVLAMLCILTRPEYFIFYSFIYILIFIQRKKIEIKSHEFAISFVYLFLSFAIVQYFNQISWSTLFMNQFTKVQLYPISNPDAFNFQDYLHFIKSKILFEFNSSYFLLLLIFIIIIVYNKFSFQKKNGVPYLFFGFVYLSIFLRFLIFPTMVNRMMIGYYLIIILGLIYIQSSKEDLCKKLS encoded by the coding sequence ATGCCGAAGAAAACTAATCTGATTTTGAAGGTTTTACTTTCAGTTTATCTCTGTTTGATGTCGTATTACCTTTATACGCATCAGTATTATAATGTTGATATTGAGGCGTATATGGGATTGCTTTACAAAGCTGAATATCCTGAAATGAAGATTGAAGAAATTCATCAAAAAGTATTTGCTGAACTGGATGAAAAAAGACCGGGAATGTTTGAGTCTGATCTTTCACATGAAGAAACTGCAAAAGGTGAAAATACTTATTACAAAACAATTTCTGAAAATCCTAAAGTTTTTGAAGAAGAGCTACAGCTATTTTCGGTAAAACCATTTTATAATTTTGTTAATTTATTATTTTTTAAAGCTGGTTTTGCAGCATCCACTTCTACATTTTTGATTTCGATATTATCTTATGCTTTAATACTATATTTTATCTTTTTATTTTTAAGCAAAATATTGAAAAACCATCAGTTAGCATTTCTGTTAACTATCTTATTATCGCTTTTCAAACCGCTTTTAGAATCGAGTAGACACGCTTCACCAGATAGTTTATCATGCTTGCTTTTACTACTGAGTTTTTATGTTTTTATCATTAAAAGAAACTTTCATCTTGCCACGGTTCTTGCAATGCTTTGTATTTTGACCCGACCGGAATACTTCATATTCTATTCATTTATTTATATTTTGATCTTTATCCAGAGAAAAAAAATAGAAATTAAGAGTCATGAATTTGCTATTTCTTTTGTTTATTTATTTCTGTCATTTGCTATAGTGCAGTATTTTAATCAGATTTCCTGGTCTACACTATTTATGAATCAGTTTACGAAAGTTCAGTTATATCCGATTTCAAACCCTGATGCATTTAATTTTCAGGATTATTTACATTTCATTAAATCTAAAATATTATTTGAATTTAATTCATCATATTTCTTGTTATTACTAATTTTTATTATAATAATCGTTTACAATAAATTTTCTTTTCAGAAGAAAAATGGGGTGCCATACCTTTTTTTTGGATTCGTCTACCTTTCTATTTTCCTTAGATTTTTAATTTTTCCTACCATGGTCAACAGAATGATGATTGGTTATTATCTCATCATTATTCTTGGTTTAATTTACATTCAAAGTTCAAAAGAAGATTTATGTAAAAAACTTTCCTAA
- a CDS encoding SphA family protein, translated as MKKIISCIVFLFSGTVIFGQGHYNGSSFNPNDYFAPHAGWIIPVWYGYANMDYHNAAGKKSDQLINPAPGNPTDLKIKQNVVTNSFILMAIYGGKGKILGANWGMMVIPTLNSPTANIALDYYSSQTGSGTYVFTNKSIGIGDMYIQPVWLSWTKGKFSYALNYGVWAPTGKYKPHDLDNGGHGYWSHNIRVAGKMKPTSKTNISLATTLEVNQWQKDTDFKEGTHLTIDAGGSHVLNSRGDEMGVFAHYTTQVGDDKGTNGGFASDQIAGIGAFGSYWIVPMKIGIMARVTQNFAAENRFGGTAIQAGVNILIPSSSH; from the coding sequence ATGAAAAAAATTATCTCATGTATTGTTTTCCTATTTTCAGGAACAGTCATATTTGGACAAGGTCATTATAATGGATCTTCCTTTAATCCTAATGATTATTTTGCACCTCATGCCGGATGGATTATTCCGGTATGGTACGGATATGCAAATATGGATTACCATAATGCGGCAGGAAAAAAATCTGATCAGTTAATAAACCCGGCACCTGGAAACCCTACAGATCTTAAAATCAAACAAAATGTAGTCACCAATTCTTTTATTCTAATGGCTATTTATGGAGGAAAAGGTAAAATCTTAGGAGCTAATTGGGGAATGATGGTTATTCCTACGTTGAATAGTCCTACGGCCAATATTGCTTTAGATTATTATTCCAGCCAGACAGGTTCAGGAACTTATGTTTTTACCAATAAAAGTATTGGGATTGGCGATATGTATATTCAGCCCGTTTGGCTGTCCTGGACAAAAGGAAAATTCAGTTATGCTCTAAATTACGGAGTTTGGGCTCCTACTGGTAAATATAAACCACACGATTTAGATAACGGTGGACATGGCTATTGGTCGCATAACATCCGTGTAGCCGGGAAAATGAAACCAACCTCTAAAACGAATATCAGTTTGGCAACTACTTTAGAGGTAAATCAATGGCAAAAAGATACAGATTTTAAAGAAGGAACACATCTTACGATTGATGCAGGCGGATCGCATGTATTAAATTCTAGAGGCGACGAAATGGGGGTATTTGCTCATTATACTACACAGGTAGGTGATGATAAAGGTACTAATGGTGGTTTTGCGTCTGATCAAATTGCAGGAATCGGAGCTTTTGGATCTTACTGGATTGTTCCGATGAAAATTGGAATTATGGCAAGGGTTACCCAAAATTTTGCAGCAGAAAATCGATTTGGAGGAACTGCAATACAGGCCGGAGTTAATATTTTAATTCCTTCTTCTTCTCATTAA
- a CDS encoding inorganic pyrophosphatase, whose product MIPNFKAHPWHGISAGEDAPNVVNVFVEIVPSDTIKYEIDKETGYLKVDRPQKFSNIIPALYGFVPRTYCNEEVMKLAVASGATDVTMGDHDPLDICVLSSHNIHSGGLLMEAIPIGGFKMIDGGEADDKIVAVMVSDHAFGHFRDISELPEAEVKRLMHYFLTYKNLPDEPAKCRIQEVYGAEHARKVIVASQEDYASKFGG is encoded by the coding sequence ATGATTCCAAATTTTAAAGCACATCCGTGGCATGGGATTTCTGCAGGAGAAGATGCGCCAAACGTGGTCAACGTATTCGTGGAAATAGTACCTTCAGACACAATTAAATACGAAATAGATAAAGAAACTGGTTACCTTAAAGTAGACAGACCTCAGAAGTTTTCTAACATTATTCCTGCATTATATGGTTTTGTTCCTAGAACTTACTGTAACGAAGAAGTAATGAAATTGGCAGTAGCAAGTGGTGCAACAGACGTTACAATGGGAGATCATGACCCTTTGGATATCTGTGTATTAAGCTCTCACAACATTCACTCAGGAGGACTTTTGATGGAAGCTATTCCAATCGGAGGTTTTAAAATGATTGATGGCGGTGAAGCTGATGATAAAATCGTAGCGGTAATGGTAAGCGATCACGCATTTGGTCATTTCAGAGATATCTCAGAATTACCTGAAGCGGAAGTAAAAAGATTGATGCACTATTTCTTAACGTACAAAAACTTACCGGATGAGCCTGCAAAATGCAGAATTCAGGAAGTTTACGGGGCTGAGCATGCAAGAAAAGTAATCGTAGCTTCTCAGGAAGATTACGCAAGTAAATTTGGAGGATAA
- a CDS encoding murein L,D-transpeptidase catalytic domain-containing protein: MKSLLFALLFLISFNQSKAQENIDILPKEKISELKNYIKDKNYNQNLAVFVNFKIHSGKYRYFVYDLKNDKIVQKAIVSHGSGSVTKNSDRLKFSNVEGSYQSSLGKYEIKESYSGQFGKAYRLKGLDSTNSNAMQRAIVLHSFGCVPDQESQNLACLSLGCPMLSTKAFKETAKHLDQSKKSIILYAFY; this comes from the coding sequence ATGAAATCTTTATTATTTGCATTATTATTTCTGATTTCCTTTAACCAATCAAAAGCTCAGGAAAATATAGATATTTTGCCAAAAGAAAAGATTTCGGAACTTAAAAATTATATTAAAGATAAAAACTACAACCAAAATCTGGCAGTTTTTGTTAATTTTAAAATACATTCAGGAAAGTATAGGTATTTTGTTTACGATTTGAAAAATGATAAAATAGTACAAAAAGCAATTGTTTCTCACGGTTCGGGTTCTGTAACCAAAAATTCTGATCGACTTAAATTTTCTAATGTAGAAGGATCTTATCAATCTTCTTTGGGGAAATATGAAATTAAGGAAAGTTATTCCGGTCAATTCGGAAAAGCATATCGTTTAAAAGGTTTAGATTCAACGAACAGCAACGCAATGCAAAGAGCTATTGTTTTACATTCTTTTGGATGTGTTCCGGATCAGGAATCTCAAAATTTAGCCTGTTTAAGTTTGGGTTGTCCGATGCTTTCAACAAAAGCATTTAAAGAAACTGCAAAACATTTAGACCAATCGAAAAAGAGCATTATTTTGTATGCTTTTTATTAA
- a CDS encoding DUF7935 family protein, producing the protein MTDFSDYLPYAAALVIAIPFLVLLRQFVYSYINLKNQEIKLLSVKSNSENKTHSYERMTLFLERIKPSNLILKFDKDLAAHEFVFLTEKTINEEFDYNASQQLYLTKNSWQNIVDSKNAIIDLLHKTYESLNNNPNLNEYKTVFIMNYMNDNDYIGATIEDLRREILIIA; encoded by the coding sequence ATGACAGATTTTTCAGACTATTTACCCTATGCAGCTGCATTAGTTATAGCAATTCCGTTTTTGGTTTTGCTGAGGCAATTTGTGTATTCGTACATCAACTTAAAAAATCAGGAGATTAAACTACTTTCTGTAAAGTCTAATTCTGAAAACAAAACCCATTCTTATGAAAGAATGACTCTTTTTTTGGAACGAATAAAACCTTCAAACCTTATTCTTAAGTTTGATAAAGACCTTGCAGCTCATGAGTTTGTATTTCTTACCGAGAAAACCATCAATGAAGAATTTGATTATAATGCTTCACAACAGCTTTATTTAACAAAAAATTCATGGCAAAATATCGTAGATTCTAAAAATGCAATCATAGATTTGCTGCACAAAACCTACGAAAGTCTTAATAACAACCCGAATCTTAATGAGTATAAAACCGTTTTTATCATGAATTATATGAATGATAACGACTATATCGGTGCTACGATAGAAGATTTAAGAAGAGAAATTTTAATAATAGCTTAA
- a CDS encoding phytanoyl-CoA dioxygenase family protein → MLKKIRNYKLPYMIYNFFNKKKLQHNIPLYKKYGLDKSYFSSISSKDFAHLPENERKFDFQKLFNTEFYKNLSEENKTSAGGFDDKGFLVLRNYLKPETADQINDEIEKLMKDGTIKFRYGGKLMFVIHHSEIIKNIGTDKNLLEFLSVLIDGDAKLFQSINFINGSQQKTHSDSIHMTTYPLGGLLGVWIALEDVDETNGALHYIPGSHKLPYFLNSDYDNEGTAFKIGKKSYLAYEEFLENKVKELGLKKEVFRAKKGDLLIWHANILHGGEPHLDKTKTRKSLVYHYFDEKSVCYHEVTQRPALFEL, encoded by the coding sequence ATGCTAAAGAAAATTCGCAATTATAAGCTGCCATACATGATTTATAATTTTTTCAACAAAAAAAAATTACAGCATAATATTCCGCTTTATAAAAAATACGGACTTGATAAAAGTTACTTTTCAAGCATTTCAAGCAAAGATTTTGCTCATTTGCCTGAAAATGAAAGAAAATTTGATTTTCAAAAACTCTTTAATACAGAATTTTACAAAAATCTTTCTGAAGAAAATAAAACGAGTGCAGGAGGCTTTGACGATAAAGGATTTTTAGTTTTAAGGAATTATTTAAAACCTGAAACAGCAGATCAGATCAATGATGAGATTGAAAAACTAATGAAAGACGGAACCATAAAATTCCGTTATGGAGGTAAGTTAATGTTTGTTATTCATCATTCTGAAATCATTAAAAACATCGGAACCGATAAAAATCTACTCGAATTTTTATCGGTTTTAATCGATGGTGATGCTAAACTGTTTCAAAGCATTAATTTCATCAACGGAAGCCAGCAAAAAACGCATTCAGACAGCATTCACATGACGACTTATCCTTTGGGCGGGCTTCTCGGAGTTTGGATTGCTTTGGAAGATGTGGATGAAACAAATGGTGCTTTACATTATATTCCGGGAAGTCATAAGCTTCCATACTTCTTAAATTCTGATTACGATAATGAAGGAACAGCCTTCAAAATTGGCAAAAAGAGTTATTTGGCTTACGAAGAGTTTCTTGAAAATAAAGTAAAAGAATTAGGCTTAAAAAAGGAAGTTTTCAGAGCTAAAAAAGGAGACCTTTTGATTTGGCATGCCAATATTCTTCACGGTGGCGAACCACATTTAGATAAAACAAAAACAAGAAAAAGCTTAGTTTATCATTATTTTGATGAAAAAAGCGTGTGTTATCATGAGGTCACCCAAAGACCAGCATTATTTGAGCTGTAA
- the dacB gene encoding D-alanyl-D-alanine carboxypeptidase/D-alanyl-D-alanine endopeptidase — protein sequence MKTTFAFLTLSTQIIFAQNIVQKLDDATKNLMNSSLAISSNLSFYVADEGGNLVYEFQGNKGLSTASTQKIFTAAAALETLGKNYTYKTTSSYSGNISSGNLNGNLFITSNGDPTLGSWRYEGYKPENFKQKLIEAVKKSGITKISGDLVIDDSYFDHQTIPGGWPWDDLGNYYGAGVWGINWRENQFDININGNDFKSFSYPLENVKWLNDLKAAGSSDQSLIFTAPYSDVALINGSLPAGKVSTVSGSVPNPPLQLGAEVKKWLKDSGIDFSGKVVTNSQLEIEGKKTLETPKNNIILTYESPTLDKIVYWFLRKSVNLYGENLIKTLGKEKKGNPSFKSGIAYLKEFWKAKGINSNMINFADGSGLSPQNYVSAKAQVQALIYAKKQPWFESYYDGFPTQDNGMKMKSGTMRDTKSYAGYHTSKDGKKYVYSIIINNYQGSGSTELQKILNVLK from the coding sequence ATGAAAACAACCTTTGCATTTCTTACCCTTTCCACACAAATTATTTTTGCTCAAAATATTGTTCAAAAATTAGATGATGCTACAAAAAACCTAATGAATTCCTCATTGGCAATTTCATCTAATCTATCTTTCTATGTTGCCGACGAAGGTGGAAATTTGGTTTATGAGTTTCAAGGAAATAAAGGACTTTCAACGGCTTCAACGCAGAAAATTTTTACTGCTGCTGCGGCTTTAGAAACTTTAGGTAAAAATTATACGTACAAAACAACGTCATCCTATTCCGGAAATATTTCAAGTGGAAATTTAAACGGAAACCTTTTCATTACTTCCAACGGCGATCCTACTTTAGGAAGCTGGAGATATGAAGGTTATAAACCTGAAAATTTTAAGCAAAAATTAATTGAAGCAGTTAAAAAATCAGGAATTACAAAGATTTCCGGAGATTTGGTAATTGATGATTCTTATTTTGACCATCAAACCATTCCCGGAGGTTGGCCGTGGGATGATTTGGGAAATTATTACGGAGCCGGAGTTTGGGGTATAAATTGGCGTGAAAATCAATTTGACATCAATATCAACGGAAATGATTTTAAAAGTTTTTCTTACCCTCTAGAAAATGTAAAATGGCTGAATGATTTAAAAGCAGCCGGAAGTTCGGATCAAAGTTTAATTTTTACGGCACCCTATTCTGATGTTGCTTTAATTAATGGAAGTTTACCGGCAGGCAAAGTATCAACCGTTTCAGGTTCAGTCCCGAATCCACCTTTGCAATTGGGTGCGGAAGTTAAAAAATGGCTGAAAGACTCAGGCATTGACTTTTCAGGAAAAGTAGTTACCAATTCTCAACTGGAAATAGAAGGAAAAAAAACTTTGGAAACTCCAAAAAACAATATCATTCTTACTTACGAATCTCCTACTTTAGATAAAATCGTGTATTGGTTTTTGAGAAAATCTGTGAATTTATATGGTGAAAATTTAATTAAAACCTTGGGTAAAGAGAAAAAAGGAAATCCAAGTTTCAAAAGCGGAATTGCTTACTTAAAAGAATTCTGGAAAGCTAAAGGAATTAATTCAAATATGATCAATTTTGCTGATGGGAGCGGACTTTCACCACAAAATTACGTTTCTGCAAAAGCACAGGTGCAGGCTTTAATTTATGCTAAAAAACAACCTTGGTTTGAATCTTATTATGATGGATTTCCGACTCAGGATAACGGGATGAAAATGAAAAGTGGAACCATGCGCGACACTAAATCTTATGCAGGTTACCACACCTCTAAGGACGGAAAAAAATATGTATATTCGATTATCATCAACAATTATCAGGGTAGTGGAAGTACAGAACTGCAGAAGATTTTGAATGTTTTAAAATAA
- a CDS encoding sensor histidine kinase, protein MKKRSIFARFNNWFIFSLMTLVVVAIVIASTMVVNYLKKDEVKRVDILVKAIKFQQDVTPSLEVQELLLAIYSSNTTIPVIILDKNDQLIEYKHLPKEIGDDPQAIIAEAKKMEKKYPAIEIKVQGGNDQFVYYDNSKMLNNLQYFPFLLGFFVLCYFLFSFWFLRTVKKTDEGYLWAGLAKETAHQIGTPLSSMMGWMEIMKLENPDSDGVHEIEKDIERLRTISERFSKIGSVPELNDTNFNDTIKENYDYLKTRISRKIDFTLLLPTYDILVPHNKILMSWVIENLVKNAVDAMKGEGILQMSVFERNKNILVEVKDNGSGMTKYQAQNAFKPGYSTKKRGWGLGLSLAKRVVQEYHNGDIKISQTEVGKGTTFRIVIKKEK, encoded by the coding sequence TTGAAAAAAAGATCCATTTTCGCCAGATTCAACAACTGGTTTATTTTTTCTCTGATGACTTTGGTTGTTGTGGCGATTGTAATTGCTTCAACGATGGTCGTAAATTACTTAAAGAAAGATGAAGTAAAGAGGGTTGATATTTTGGTAAAAGCCATAAAATTTCAACAGGATGTTACCCCAAGTCTTGAAGTACAGGAGCTACTTCTTGCTATTTACAGCTCAAATACAACAATTCCTGTGATTATTTTAGATAAAAATGATCAGCTTATAGAGTACAAGCATTTACCAAAAGAAATTGGCGACGACCCTCAAGCTATCATTGCTGAAGCAAAGAAAATGGAGAAAAAATATCCTGCCATAGAAATAAAAGTTCAGGGAGGAAATGATCAGTTTGTGTATTATGACAACTCAAAAATGTTGAATAATCTACAATATTTTCCTTTTCTCTTAGGATTTTTTGTGCTGTGCTATTTCTTATTTTCATTCTGGTTTTTAAGAACAGTGAAAAAAACTGACGAAGGTTATCTTTGGGCAGGTTTAGCAAAGGAAACCGCTCATCAAATTGGAACTCCGCTATCGTCAATGATGGGATGGATGGAAATTATGAAGCTTGAAAATCCAGATTCTGACGGTGTACACGAAATAGAAAAAGACATTGAAAGACTCAGAACAATCTCCGAAAGATTCTCAAAAATTGGTTCAGTTCCCGAACTGAATGATACGAATTTCAATGATACTATCAAAGAGAATTATGATTATCTGAAAACAAGAATTTCAAGAAAGATAGATTTTACACTTTTGCTCCCAACGTATGATATTTTGGTTCCACACAACAAAATCCTGATGAGTTGGGTGATTGAAAATCTCGTAAAAAATGCAGTTGATGCCATGAAAGGTGAAGGTATTTTACAAATGTCGGTTTTTGAACGTAACAAAAATATTCTGGTAGAAGTAAAAGATAACGGAAGCGGAATGACAAAATATCAGGCTCAAAATGCCTTTAAACCTGGATATTCCACAAAAAAACGTGGCTGGGGATTAGGTTTAAGTCTTGCAAAAAGAGTTGTGCAGGAATATCATAATGGAGATATTAAAATCTCTCAAACAGAAGTTGGAAAAGGCACTACTTTTAGAATTGTAATTAAAAAAGAAAAATAA
- a CDS encoding amidohydrolase, whose protein sequence is MKILLYISISALIISSCQTQKSADSFYFGGTILTMEDTSPQVEAVVVKNGKIFFAGSKADAKVHINNKTKMIDLNGKTLLPGLIDVHGHFTSRAGLIQAIDLFPEPYGTVNSIKDLQNTIRNFIKEHKIPENQPIIGNGYDDAIMVEHRHPTKQELDAISTTNPIIVIHTSGHASVANSAMLKLLNLSDSSKDPEGGHLGRDKNGKLNGKLEENASFKALLTITEKMKTGNSKAQAMNNLMKAQEEWLSYGQTTICDGRTMGESVGLLEQAATEHLLKADVVYFPDYEYFKKDLDVFKPKYMKYKNHLKLAGFKFSDDGSPQGKTAWLTQPYLVPPEGQSKDYKGFPIFTDETLYEDLKTLFQNHITAQLHVNGDAAIDQAIRVIKKLKDENIYTPELRATLIHVQNSRPDHIQKIKDLGVIPSYFSTHTYLWGDWHYSSVFGPERASFISPANSALKAGIIFTIHHDAPVTPPDLITAVYAAVNRKTRSGRILGPNERITTLQALKAITINAAYQLQEEKTKGSIKEGKLADFVIVNQNPISIDPEKIRSIIVLETIKEGIPVYTRK, encoded by the coding sequence ATGAAAATTTTACTTTACATCTCAATTTCAGCATTGATTATAAGTAGTTGCCAAACTCAAAAATCAGCAGATTCATTCTACTTTGGAGGAACTATTTTGACGATGGAAGACACTTCTCCTCAAGTAGAAGCCGTTGTTGTAAAAAATGGAAAAATATTTTTTGCAGGATCTAAAGCTGATGCAAAAGTTCATATCAACAATAAAACAAAAATGATTGATCTGAATGGCAAAACTTTATTGCCTGGCTTAATAGATGTTCATGGTCATTTTACTTCAAGAGCTGGTTTAATACAGGCAATAGATTTATTTCCTGAACCTTACGGCACAGTTAATTCTATTAAAGATTTACAAAATACCATTAGAAATTTCATTAAAGAACATAAAATCCCGGAAAATCAGCCAATTATTGGTAATGGATACGATGATGCCATTATGGTAGAACACCGACATCCCACAAAACAAGAGCTTGATGCCATCAGCACAACCAATCCGATTATTGTAATTCACACTTCCGGTCATGCCAGTGTTGCTAATTCTGCGATGCTAAAATTGCTCAATTTATCAGACTCATCAAAAGATCCTGAAGGTGGACATTTAGGCAGAGATAAAAATGGAAAACTCAACGGAAAGTTAGAAGAAAATGCAAGTTTTAAGGCGTTACTTACTATTACCGAAAAAATGAAAACCGGTAATTCTAAAGCTCAGGCTATGAATAATCTCATGAAAGCTCAAGAAGAATGGTTGAGTTATGGGCAAACAACGATTTGTGATGGCAGAACAATGGGAGAAAGTGTCGGTCTTTTAGAACAAGCCGCTACTGAGCATTTACTTAAAGCTGATGTTGTTTATTTTCCGGATTATGAATATTTTAAAAAAGATTTAGATGTTTTTAAACCTAAATACATGAAATATAAAAATCATTTAAAGCTCGCAGGATTTAAATTTTCTGATGATGGATCTCCGCAGGGTAAAACAGCGTGGCTTACGCAGCCTTATCTTGTTCCACCTGAAGGTCAATCTAAAGATTATAAAGGCTTCCCGATATTTACTGACGAAACTTTGTACGAAGACTTAAAAACGTTATTTCAAAATCATATCACTGCTCAGCTTCATGTAAATGGTGATGCAGCAATAGATCAGGCAATACGGGTGATTAAAAAATTAAAAGACGAAAATATTTACACTCCGGAATTACGTGCGACATTAATTCATGTACAGAATAGCCGCCCAGATCATATTCAAAAAATAAAGGATTTAGGTGTTATTCCGTCGTATTTTTCTACCCATACTTATTTATGGGGAGATTGGCATTATTCGAGTGTTTTTGGTCCTGAAAGAGCTTCTTTTATCAGCCCAGCAAACTCTGCATTAAAGGCAGGGATTATCTTCACTATTCATCATGATGCTCCGGTTACTCCACCAGATCTTATCACTGCTGTTTATGCTGCTGTTAACAGAAAAACCCGTTCCGGAAGAATTTTAGGCCCTAATGAAAGAATTACAACTCTTCAAGCATTAAAAGCAATCACCATTAATGCCGCTTATCAATTACAGGAAGAAAAAACGAAAGGCTCTATAAAAGAAGGAAAGTTAGCAGATTTCGTGATTGTAAATCAAAATCCTATAAGCATAGATCCAGAAAAAATTCGAAGTATTATTGTTTTAGAAACCATAAAAGAAGGTATTCCGGTTTACACAAGAAAGTAA
- a CDS encoding ABC transporter ATP-binding protein: protein MIKASNIHKSYGSLEVLKGVDIHIKTGEVVSIVGESGAGKSTLLQILGTLDTPSNPTKYDTEILLNDQSFIHMTDKQISKFRNQNIGFVFQFHQLLPEFTALENVLLPTKIAGTSEKEALDKAYQLFEDLKIAERIHHKPNQLSGGEAQRVAVARALINSPKIIYADEPTGNLDSKNADDLHRLFFDLRDKYNQTFVIVTHNPQLAEITDRKLVMKDGLIIE from the coding sequence ATGATTAAAGCGAGTAATATCCATAAATCTTATGGAAGTCTGGAAGTGTTGAAAGGAGTTGATATTCACATCAAAACTGGCGAAGTGGTCTCTATTGTTGGAGAATCCGGTGCCGGTAAATCAACATTGCTTCAGATTTTGGGAACTTTAGATACGCCTTCAAATCCTACAAAATATGATACTGAAATTTTACTGAATGATCAATCTTTTATTCATATGACCGATAAGCAGATTTCAAAATTCAGAAATCAGAATATTGGTTTTGTTTTTCAGTTTCATCAGTTGCTTCCCGAGTTTACCGCTTTAGAAAATGTTTTGCTTCCTACCAAAATTGCAGGAACCAGCGAAAAGGAAGCCTTAGATAAGGCTTATCAATTATTTGAAGATTTAAAAATAGCAGAAAGAATTCATCATAAACCTAATCAATTATCGGGTGGTGAAGCACAGAGAGTCGCCGTTGCAAGAGCTTTAATTAATTCACCAAAGATTATTTATGCAGATGAACCGACAGGAAATTTAGACTCGAAAAACGCTGATGATCTTCACCGATTATTTTTTGATCTGAGAGATAAATACAACCAGACTTTTGTAATCGTAACGCACAATCCACAACTAGCAGAAATTACAGACCGTAAACTGGTAATGAAAGACGGATTGATTATTGAGTAA
- the radC gene encoding RadC family protein: protein MSIKFLAEDDRPREKFLLKGKNSLSDSELLAIIMGSGSRDETAVELARKILTSVDNNWHQLSLLSIKDLMKFKGIGEVKAISIASALEIGKRRASQEIPEKPTISSSKDAYNILKIHLSDLRTEEFWALFLNQSNKVIHIAQLTQGGINQSIVDIRILFKTALEYFSTGIIISHNHPSGNLKPSAEDISITKKVKEAGNVMSIQLLDHLIITQNAYTSFADEGLL, encoded by the coding sequence ATGTCTATAAAATTTTTGGCAGAAGATGACAGACCGAGAGAAAAGTTTTTATTGAAAGGTAAAAACTCACTTTCTGATTCTGAACTGTTGGCAATTATTATGGGCAGTGGAAGTAGGGACGAAACTGCGGTAGAATTGGCAAGAAAAATTCTGACATCAGTTGATAATAATTGGCATCAGCTAAGTTTATTATCAATTAAAGATTTAATGAAATTCAAAGGGATTGGTGAAGTAAAAGCAATTTCAATTGCCTCTGCTTTAGAAATAGGAAAAAGAAGAGCAAGTCAGGAAATTCCTGAAAAACCAACGATTTCAAGCAGTAAAGATGCTTATAATATTTTGAAAATACATTTGTCAGATCTCAGAACCGAAGAGTTTTGGGCTCTGTTTCTCAACCAAAGCAATAAAGTGATTCATATTGCTCAACTGACGCAAGGTGGAATTAATCAGTCGATTGTAGACATCAGAATACTTTTTAAAACAGCATTAGAATATTTTTCTACAGGCATTATTATTTCGCACAATCATCCGTCTGGAAATTTAAAACCCAGTGCAGAAGATATTAGCATAACTAAAAAAGTGAAAGAAGCAGGAAATGTGATGAGCATTCAGCTTTTGGATCATTTAATTATTACCCAAAACGCATATACAAGTTTTGCAGACGAAGGATTATTATGA